The Micromonospora sp. Llam0 genome includes a window with the following:
- a CDS encoding TM2 domain-containing protein, whose protein sequence is MSQTMAGPATEQKSWLVAVLLSFFLGGFGAHRFYVGKIGTGVLMLVTFGGLGLWALIDFIVILIGKFTDKQGQPLAK, encoded by the coding sequence ATGTCGCAGACCATGGCAGGACCGGCCACCGAGCAGAAGTCCTGGCTCGTCGCGGTGCTGCTCAGCTTCTTCCTCGGCGGGTTCGGAGCGCACCGGTTCTACGTTGGCAAGATCGGTACCGGCGTGCTGATGCTGGTCACCTTCGGTGGACTGGGCCTCTGGGCGCTGATCGACTTCATCGTCATCCTGATCGGCAAGTTCACCGACAAGCAGGGACAGCCGCTGGCCAAGTGA
- a CDS encoding family 43 glycosylhydrolase, whose translation MPQRARPRTAGPRRTALASLAALALTAGLLAAGPTTATATAAGPTDGLVLWYELDATAGTVATDTSGNDRHGTVHGAADWSGADGLGLNGSDTYVDLPDDVLRDLTSVTVAMDVFIDPTQVTPYFIFGMGNTSGGTGDGYLFATGDQFRAAIASGNWSTEQNTRPNPARNLARGVWKHLTYTQTGSTGVLYEDGVEVGRNTAVTITPASIGDGTTTANYIGRSVYTGDRHLAGRVRDFRVYDRAVTADEAAQLGARAAAAVVAHDAAALDLGDTSRITADLTLPATGPGGSAIDWASSDPTVVATDGTVTRPAVGEPDARATLTATLRRGTVTDTRSFEVTVPAEFDDARIVADAAAALTVHDVDDVRGNLTLPTTGADGTMVAWASDDPAVIATDGVVNRPVPGDAGTTVTLTATVTRNAASATREFTATVPALPAPADRTGYLFSYFTGEGTATGEQVYFALSQGNDPLHWQQLNDGRPVLTSTLGEQGLRDPFIIRSPDGDKFYQIATDLRIHGNGDWDGAQRHGSRSIMVWESTDLVNWTDQRLVQVSPDTAGNTWAPETYYDPTIGAYVVFWASKLYSADDPDHTGNTYNKMLYATTRDFHTFSEPQVWVDPGYSVIDSTVIDHDGVYYRYTKDERNNSSSTPCSKFILAETATSLRDTGWDFLADCIGQGAMSQGEGPTIFKSNTEEKWYLFIDEFGGRGYIPFETTDLASGEWTPSSDYALPTSPRHGTVLPVTQTEYDALLAAYGPDPGPEPPADGLLLRYEFDETGGSVATDSSGQGRHGRYERNPAFGTGVDGGGSVKLSGGASGSTTAPYVTIPNGVYAGVASTTVATWVKWDASSTANQWIYGLGPDSNRYLFASPRNGGGVLLSAITTGSWQAEKQLRASSTLTGGEWKHLAVTVDSGSRTAVMYLDGVEIARATDVAVRPSDLHDPSRDHAGYIGRSLYAADPYFAGEVDDFRIYDRALTADEVYALGGDPAAITDATVAQLKVDAIVDADDRRVILPVHPDTDLTALAPEFTLAPGATVAPASGTVRDLSAPVTYTVTGADGTTATWTVEARLMRSPVLPGRYADPNIAVFGDRFYLYATTDGFAGWSGTTFSVFSSADLVNWTDHGVILDLESDISWADNSAWAPTIAERDGKWYFYFSGGKATGDTGKHLGVAVADSPTGPFRDALGEPLVPAGTYPGQMIDPAVFTDDDGRSYLYWGNGASYQVPLNDDMVSFDPAQVRTYRPDGYNEGTFVIERDGRYYFMWSENDTRSEDYQVAYAVGDSPIGPWGPRQGVILRKDLSLGIKGTGHHSVVRVPGTDDWYVAYHRFAIPDGDGTHRETTIDRLEFADDGSIVPVLPTLESVTPIRPINTAPVLIAVTGPAGPVTAGTEVRITATFTDSGADDTHRCVVVWGDDTVNAGTIDGSACVATHTYAEPGVYRPTVTVIDDRDGAHALAGGYLAVRRADGGHVAGSGWITSPAGAYVADEQVAGRAEFGFVAAAGPDATGPGTTGPGPVALRLRLGEWEFAATSHRGYVVDGPQVRFNGRGTVNGAGDYEYLVGLNDKALREQGKDRFWIRIRRADTGTVVYDSRINAATTALGGGAVVVDVR comes from the coding sequence ATGCCGCAGCGGGCTCGACCGCGTACCGCCGGACCGCGACGAACAGCCCTGGCGTCGCTCGCCGCCCTCGCCCTCACCGCGGGTCTGCTGGCTGCCGGGCCGACCACCGCCACCGCCACCGCGGCCGGACCGACCGACGGCCTCGTCCTGTGGTACGAACTGGACGCCACCGCCGGAACCGTCGCCACCGACACGTCCGGCAACGACCGGCACGGCACCGTGCACGGTGCCGCCGACTGGTCCGGCGCCGACGGCCTGGGCCTCAACGGCAGTGACACGTACGTGGACCTGCCCGACGACGTGCTGCGCGACCTGACCTCGGTCACCGTGGCGATGGACGTGTTCATCGACCCGACCCAGGTCACCCCGTACTTCATCTTCGGAATGGGCAACACCAGCGGCGGCACCGGCGACGGCTACCTGTTCGCCACCGGCGACCAGTTCCGCGCCGCGATCGCCAGCGGCAACTGGTCCACCGAGCAGAACACCCGGCCGAACCCGGCCCGCAACCTCGCCCGGGGCGTCTGGAAACACCTCACCTACACCCAGACCGGCAGCACCGGAGTGCTCTACGAGGACGGCGTCGAGGTCGGCCGCAACACCGCGGTCACCATCACCCCGGCGTCGATCGGTGACGGCACCACCACCGCCAACTACATCGGACGCTCGGTCTACACCGGCGACCGCCACCTCGCCGGCCGGGTGCGTGACTTCCGCGTCTACGACCGGGCGGTCACCGCCGACGAGGCCGCCCAGCTCGGTGCACGCGCGGCGGCCGCGGTCGTCGCCCACGACGCGGCCGCGCTGGACCTCGGTGACACCAGCCGGATCACCGCCGACCTCACGCTGCCGGCCACCGGGCCGGGCGGCTCGGCCATCGACTGGGCCTCCAGCGACCCGACAGTGGTCGCCACCGACGGTACGGTGACCCGACCGGCCGTCGGCGAACCCGACGCGCGGGCCACGCTCACCGCCACCCTGCGCCGGGGCACCGTCACCGACACCCGGAGCTTCGAGGTGACCGTACCGGCCGAATTCGACGACGCGCGGATCGTCGCCGACGCCGCCGCGGCACTGACCGTGCACGACGTCGACGACGTACGCGGAAACCTGACCCTGCCCACGACGGGCGCCGACGGAACCATGGTGGCCTGGGCGTCGGACGACCCGGCGGTGATCGCCACCGACGGGGTGGTCAACCGACCGGTACCCGGTGACGCCGGCACCACCGTCACCCTGACCGCCACCGTCACCCGCAACGCGGCCAGCGCCACCCGCGAGTTCACCGCCACCGTGCCGGCGCTGCCGGCACCGGCCGACCGCACCGGCTACCTGTTCAGCTACTTCACCGGCGAGGGCACCGCCACCGGTGAGCAGGTCTACTTCGCGCTCAGCCAGGGCAACGACCCGCTGCACTGGCAGCAGCTCAACGACGGCCGGCCGGTGCTCACCTCGACGCTGGGCGAGCAGGGCCTGCGGGACCCGTTCATCATCCGCTCCCCGGACGGCGACAAGTTCTACCAGATCGCCACCGACCTGCGGATCCACGGCAACGGCGACTGGGACGGCGCGCAGCGCCACGGCAGTAGGTCGATCATGGTGTGGGAGTCCACCGACCTGGTCAACTGGACCGACCAGCGACTCGTGCAGGTCTCCCCGGACACCGCCGGCAACACCTGGGCGCCGGAGACCTACTACGACCCGACGATCGGCGCGTACGTCGTCTTCTGGGCCTCCAAGCTCTACTCGGCCGACGACCCGGACCACACCGGGAACACGTACAACAAGATGCTGTACGCCACCACCCGCGACTTCCACACCTTCTCCGAGCCGCAGGTATGGGTCGACCCCGGCTACTCGGTCATCGACTCCACGGTGATCGACCACGACGGCGTCTACTACCGCTACACCAAGGACGAACGCAACAACTCCTCGTCGACGCCGTGCAGCAAGTTCATCCTCGCCGAGACGGCGACATCGCTGCGCGACACCGGCTGGGACTTCCTCGCCGACTGCATCGGCCAGGGTGCGATGTCCCAGGGCGAAGGCCCCACCATCTTCAAGTCGAACACCGAGGAGAAGTGGTACCTGTTCATCGACGAGTTCGGCGGACGCGGCTACATCCCGTTCGAGACCACCGACCTCGCCTCCGGCGAGTGGACACCGTCGAGTGACTACGCGCTCCCGACCAGCCCACGCCACGGCACCGTACTGCCGGTCACCCAGACCGAGTACGACGCGCTGCTCGCCGCGTACGGTCCGGACCCCGGGCCGGAACCGCCGGCCGACGGGCTGCTGCTGCGCTACGAGTTCGACGAGACCGGCGGCAGTGTCGCCACCGACTCCTCCGGACAGGGCCGGCACGGCCGCTACGAGCGGAACCCGGCGTTCGGCACCGGCGTCGACGGCGGCGGCTCGGTCAAGTTGAGCGGCGGGGCCAGCGGCTCGACCACCGCGCCATACGTCACCATCCCCAACGGGGTGTACGCCGGGGTCGCCAGCACCACCGTGGCGACCTGGGTCAAATGGGACGCGTCCAGCACCGCCAACCAGTGGATCTACGGCCTCGGCCCGGACAGCAACCGGTACCTGTTCGCCAGCCCGCGCAACGGCGGCGGCGTGCTCCTCTCGGCGATCACCACCGGCAGTTGGCAGGCCGAGAAGCAGCTGCGCGCGTCGTCGACGCTGACCGGCGGCGAGTGGAAACACCTGGCGGTGACCGTCGACTCGGGCAGCCGTACCGCCGTGATGTATCTCGACGGCGTCGAGATCGCCCGCGCCACCGACGTGGCCGTGCGTCCGTCTGACCTGCACGACCCGAGCCGCGACCACGCCGGATACATCGGACGCTCGCTGTACGCCGCAGACCCGTACTTCGCCGGCGAGGTCGACGACTTCCGGATCTACGACCGGGCGTTGACCGCCGACGAGGTGTACGCCCTCGGCGGCGACCCGGCGGCGATCACCGACGCCACCGTGGCGCAGCTGAAGGTGGACGCGATCGTCGACGCCGACGACCGTCGGGTGATCCTGCCCGTCCACCCGGACACCGACCTGACCGCCCTGGCACCGGAGTTCACCCTCGCCCCCGGCGCCACCGTCGCACCCGCGTCGGGCACCGTACGGGACCTGAGCGCCCCGGTGACGTACACCGTCACCGGGGCCGACGGCACCACCGCGACCTGGACGGTCGAGGCCCGGCTGATGCGCAGCCCGGTCCTGCCCGGCCGGTACGCCGACCCGAACATCGCGGTGTTCGGCGACCGGTTCTACCTGTACGCCACCACCGACGGTTTCGCCGGCTGGAGCGGCACGACGTTCTCCGTGTTCTCCTCGGCGGACCTGGTGAACTGGACCGACCACGGGGTCATCCTGGATCTGGAGTCCGACATCTCCTGGGCGGACAACAGCGCCTGGGCGCCGACGATCGCCGAACGCGACGGGAAGTGGTACTTCTACTTCAGTGGTGGGAAGGCCACCGGCGACACCGGTAAGCACCTGGGGGTCGCCGTCGCCGACTCGCCGACCGGGCCGTTCCGCGACGCGCTCGGCGAGCCGCTGGTGCCGGCCGGCACCTACCCCGGTCAGATGATCGACCCGGCGGTCTTCACCGACGACGACGGCCGCTCCTATCTGTACTGGGGCAACGGCGCCTCCTACCAGGTGCCGCTGAACGACGACATGGTGTCGTTCGACCCGGCCCAGGTACGCACCTACCGGCCGGACGGCTACAACGAGGGCACGTTCGTGATCGAACGTGACGGTCGCTACTACTTCATGTGGTCGGAGAACGACACCCGCAGCGAGGACTACCAGGTGGCGTACGCCGTCGGTGACTCGCCGATCGGGCCGTGGGGTCCCCGGCAGGGCGTCATCCTGCGCAAGGACCTGTCGCTGGGCATCAAGGGCACCGGCCACCACTCGGTGGTGCGGGTCCCCGGCACCGACGACTGGTACGTGGCGTACCACCGGTTCGCCATCCCGGACGGCGACGGCACCCACCGGGAGACGACCATCGACCGGCTGGAGTTCGCCGACGACGGCTCCATCGTCCCGGTGCTGCCGACCCTGGAAAGCGTCACGCCGATCCGACCGATCAACACCGCTCCGGTCCTGATCGCGGTCACCGGGCCGGCCGGGCCAGTGACGGCCGGCACTGAGGTACGGATCACCGCGACCTTCACCGACTCCGGCGCGGACGACACGCACCGCTGCGTGGTGGTCTGGGGCGACGACACCGTGAACGCCGGCACGATCGACGGGTCGGCCTGCGTCGCGACGCACACCTACGCCGAACCGGGGGTGTACCGGCCGACGGTCACGGTGATCGACGACCGGGATGGCGCGCACGCCCTGGCCGGCGGCTATCTGGCGGTACGCCGGGCCGACGGCGGGCACGTCGCCGGCTCCGGCTGGATCACCTCACCGGCCGGGGCGTACGTCGCCGACGAGCAGGTGGCCGGGCGGGCCGAGTTCGGCTTCGTCGCGGCGGCCGGCCCGGACGCGACCGGACCGGGGACCACCGGGCCGGGCCCGGTGGCGCTGCGGCTACGCCTCGGCGAGTGGGAGTTCGCCGCGACCAGCCACCGGGGGTACGTGGTGGACGGCCCGCAGGTGCGGTTCAACGGCCGGGGCACGGTCAATGGCGCCGGCGACTACGAGTACCTGGTCGGGTTGAACGACAAGGCGCTGCGGGAGCAGGGCAAGGACCGGTTCTGGATCCGAATCCGGCGGGCGGACACCGGGACCGTGGTCTACGACAGCCGGATCAACGCCGCCACCACCGCGCTGGGCGGCGGTGCGGTCGTCGTCGACGTCCGGTAA
- a CDS encoding DUF4878 domain-containing protein codes for MSYQPPGPPPPPSPAGPSRGRRTTVIIVAVVLAVVLLCCVGVAGGGFWLYRTVSAATEPARDATTAHFDALSAGDYAGAYQRLCQDRRDTLSETEYVRQESAAGQIAGYDIVGVNVSTTNGRTSGTVTVEVTYDGGAQRQEAVRLVQENGEWRVCR; via the coding sequence ATGAGTTACCAACCGCCGGGGCCGCCACCACCGCCGTCACCCGCTGGGCCGAGCCGCGGCCGGCGGACGACCGTGATCATCGTCGCTGTCGTGCTCGCCGTCGTCCTGCTCTGCTGCGTCGGCGTCGCCGGGGGTGGCTTCTGGCTGTACCGGACCGTGTCAGCGGCCACCGAGCCGGCCCGCGACGCCACCACCGCCCACTTCGACGCGCTGTCCGCCGGCGACTACGCCGGCGCCTACCAGCGACTGTGCCAGGACCGGCGGGACACCCTGTCCGAGACGGAGTACGTCCGGCAGGAGTCCGCCGCCGGACAGATCGCCGGGTACGACATCGTCGGCGTCAACGTGTCGACCACCAACGGGCGGACATCCGGCACGGTCACCGTCGAAGTCACCTATGACGGTGGCGCGCAGCGGCAGGAGGCCGTCAGACTGGTCCAGGAGAACGGCGAATGGCGGGTCTGCCGGTGA
- a CDS encoding 4'-phosphopantetheinyl transferase: MIEALLPTTAVAREAFDDSVPVTLFPEESAVLGNAVDKRRREFGTARRCAHEALAELGFPGVPVPSGARREPRWPAGVVGSITHCAGYRAAVVARSVDLTAVGIDAEPHEPLPSGVLNSITVPDELTWLAARRDTHPQVHWDRLLFCAKEAVYKAWYPLAERWLGFEQAYVEATPGSGSAATPGSGGTVTDGDFTARLLVPGPPLPDGTPLPGFTGRWLARNGLIVAAISVPAGPDV; this comes from the coding sequence ATGATCGAGGCACTGCTGCCAACCACGGCGGTCGCCCGCGAGGCGTTCGACGACAGCGTCCCGGTCACCCTGTTCCCCGAGGAGTCGGCGGTGCTCGGCAACGCGGTGGACAAGCGCCGCCGCGAGTTCGGCACCGCCCGCCGCTGCGCCCACGAAGCCCTCGCCGAGTTGGGCTTCCCCGGCGTACCGGTGCCGTCCGGCGCCCGCCGTGAACCCCGCTGGCCGGCCGGGGTGGTCGGCAGCATCACCCACTGCGCCGGCTACCGCGCGGCGGTGGTGGCCCGGTCGGTCGACCTGACCGCGGTCGGCATCGACGCCGAGCCGCACGAGCCACTGCCCTCCGGAGTGCTGAACAGCATCACCGTGCCCGACGAACTCACCTGGCTCGCCGCCCGCCGGGACACCCACCCGCAGGTGCACTGGGACCGGCTGCTGTTCTGCGCCAAGGAAGCCGTCTACAAGGCGTGGTATCCGCTGGCGGAACGCTGGCTCGGCTTCGAGCAGGCGTACGTCGAGGCGACCCCCGGGTCTGGCAGCGCGGCCACCCCCGGGTCTGGTGGCACCGTCACCGACGGGGACTTCACCGCCCGGCTGCTGGTGCCCGGCCCTCCGCTGCCCGACGGCACGCCGCTGCCCGGGTTCACCGGCCGGTGGCTGGCCCGCAACGGCCTGATCGTCGCCGCGATCAGCGTCCCGGCCGGCCCCGACGTCTGA
- a CDS encoding DUF1707 domain-containing protein: MSDLPDRLPPDGLRASDADREQVAEVLRAAAAEGRIDLPELDERLGRVYAARTYAELEPLTRDIPRAVSDAVARRGDHGLAPSRPSQWAVAVMSGFDRRGRWAAPGILRAFAFWGGGRIDLREAQFDANAIRIRAWAIMGGIEIVVPDDAEVSISGVGLMGDFGQRAAGLGGPGGPRIHINGLAFWGGVTVRRRGRPGR, from the coding sequence GTGAGCGACCTTCCTGACCGGCTGCCTCCTGACGGGCTGCGGGCCTCCGACGCCGACCGCGAGCAGGTGGCGGAGGTGCTGCGGGCCGCAGCCGCCGAGGGCCGGATCGATCTGCCCGAGTTGGACGAACGGCTGGGCCGGGTGTACGCCGCCCGGACGTACGCGGAGTTGGAGCCGCTGACCCGGGACATTCCCCGTGCGGTGTCCGACGCGGTGGCCCGGCGGGGCGATCACGGCCTGGCGCCGTCGCGTCCATCGCAGTGGGCGGTCGCGGTGATGAGCGGTTTCGACCGGCGCGGCCGGTGGGCGGCACCGGGAATTCTGCGGGCTTTCGCCTTCTGGGGCGGCGGCCGGATCGACCTGCGGGAGGCGCAGTTCGACGCGAACGCCATCCGGATCCGGGCCTGGGCGATCATGGGTGGCATCGAGATCGTGGTGCCCGACGATGCCGAGGTGTCGATCTCCGGTGTCGGGCTAATGGGCGACTTCGGGCAGCGGGCAGCGGGGCTGGGCGGCCCCGGCGGGCCGAGGATCCACATCAACGGGTTGGCGTTCTGGGGCGGTGTGACGGTCAGACGTCGGGGCCGGCCGGGACGCTGA
- a CDS encoding NUDIX domain-containing protein produces MTGVPYSFCSSCGARYPADADWPRSCDHCGQQVWRNPTPVAVAVVPVTTPQGIGVVVQRRDIEPARGELALPGGFIEYGEDWRTAVVRELREETGLTGRADQVRLYAVRSVPSGASLLIFGVLPPRPAQALPVSAATEEATEWLVVTEPVTLAFPLHTEVLARYLTDPTDPAPLGTLWA; encoded by the coding sequence GTGACTGGCGTGCCCTACTCGTTCTGCTCATCCTGCGGTGCCCGCTACCCGGCCGACGCCGACTGGCCCCGGTCCTGTGACCACTGTGGGCAGCAGGTCTGGCGTAACCCGACGCCGGTGGCGGTCGCCGTGGTTCCGGTGACTACTCCACAGGGGATCGGCGTGGTGGTGCAGCGACGCGACATCGAGCCGGCGCGCGGCGAGCTGGCGTTGCCGGGCGGGTTCATCGAGTACGGCGAGGACTGGCGTACCGCGGTGGTCCGCGAGCTGCGCGAGGAGACCGGCCTGACCGGGCGGGCCGACCAGGTGCGACTGTACGCCGTACGCAGCGTGCCGAGCGGCGCCAGTCTGCTGATCTTCGGGGTGCTGCCGCCCCGACCGGCGCAGGCGTTGCCGGTGTCGGCGGCGACCGAGGAGGCCACCGAGTGGCTGGTGGTGACCGAGCCGGTCACGTTGGCGTTTCCGTTGCACACCGAGGTACTGGCGCGCTACCTGACCGATCCGACGGACCCGGCGCCGCTCGGTACCCTGTGGGCGTGA
- a CDS encoding acetamidase/formamidase family protein — protein sequence MRHTLEPNARTLHGYFSPDYPPVLTIDPGDTVTFRTLDCWWSAGPYAGGLHDQRPRHAAYRPGFGHALVGPVAVRGARPGTTLSVRVDEVQPAEWGTTLAGSALTPHSERYGIAGTETVHSWQLDPTAGTGRNQLGHTVTLRPFLGVLGMPPAQPGEHSTIPPRRCGGNLDCKDLVAGSTLLLPVTVGGALFSVGDGHAAQGDGEICGTAIECPMDRVQLTFDLVDDQPLTGPVARVDGAWLTLGLGDTLDAATADALDAMITLMSRRHELSRGDAVALASVVVDVRVTQIVNGVVGVHARLADDAIR from the coding sequence ATGCGGCACACCCTGGAGCCGAACGCCCGGACCCTGCACGGCTACTTCTCACCCGACTATCCGCCGGTGCTCACCATCGACCCCGGTGACACGGTCACCTTCCGTACCCTGGACTGCTGGTGGTCGGCCGGTCCGTACGCCGGCGGGCTGCACGACCAACGGCCCCGGCACGCGGCGTACCGGCCGGGCTTCGGCCACGCCCTGGTCGGGCCGGTCGCGGTGCGCGGTGCCCGGCCCGGGACGACCCTGTCGGTACGGGTCGACGAGGTGCAGCCGGCCGAGTGGGGCACCACGCTGGCCGGCAGCGCGTTGACCCCGCACAGTGAGCGGTACGGGATCGCCGGCACCGAGACGGTGCACAGCTGGCAGCTGGATCCGACCGCCGGCACCGGCCGCAACCAGCTCGGGCACACGGTGACCCTGCGGCCCTTCCTCGGCGTGCTCGGCATGCCACCGGCGCAGCCCGGCGAGCACTCGACGATCCCGCCCCGACGCTGCGGCGGCAACCTGGACTGCAAGGACCTGGTCGCCGGCAGCACCCTGCTGCTGCCGGTCACCGTCGGCGGCGCGCTGTTCTCCGTCGGCGACGGGCACGCCGCCCAGGGCGACGGCGAGATCTGCGGTACGGCGATCGAGTGCCCGATGGACCGGGTCCAGCTCACCTTCGACCTGGTCGACGACCAGCCGTTGACCGGCCCGGTGGCCCGGGTCGACGGCGCCTGGCTGACTCTCGGCCTGGGCGACACCCTGGACGCCGCCACCGCCGACGCCCTCGACGCGATGATCACCCTGATGTCCCGCCGGCACGAGCTGTCCCGGGGCGACGCGGTCGCCCTGGCCAGCGTCGTCGTCGATGTACGGGTCACGCAGATCGTCAACGGCGTCGTCGGCGTGCACGCCCGGCTCGCCGACGACGCCATCCGTTGA